A single genomic interval of Eurosta solidaginis isolate ZX-2024a chromosome 3, ASM4086904v1, whole genome shotgun sequence harbors:
- the Cpr47Ef gene encoding uncharacterized protein Cpr47Ef: MRVLLFTTLLAVAHSARLDNKYLPPPASAASAGGGPGLQGPGGAGGSAGGNFGLGGFPGAGGAGRPIGGGGGGGGGSPGYGGGSAPGGGGYSGAGGPSRPIGGGGSVGFGASGTAGGGSFGGGAGPAQPSGPPIPILSYVNENDGDGNYRFSYETGNGIKAEEEGTIKNKGSQNEIATVMGSYSYTNPEGELIEITYVADENGFQPSGDSLPTPPPIPEEIAKALAEQGISAAPGGGYTGGPGTGAGVFGGAGGGTGAGGYGGTGGGGSAGGYGGGSAAGGAGGYGGGAGGRVVGGAPGYGGGAGGGGAPGFGGGAGGAPGYGGSPGTGGAPGYGGGAGAGGSPGIGGGSGAGAAPGFGGGAGVGAGGAGSYGGGAGGRGAGGVGGGAGGRGASGAGGGAGGYNYGPGGAGDAAGGGAPGFGGGAGGRSPSRPAGAGGPGGYGGGAGGAGGRGPGGVGGPGGYGGGAASGAGGRGPGGPGGAGAQGGYGGSAGGAGAGGAPGFAGGAVGFGGSGGAGGRGAGGAGAGGGAGGGYNYGPGGAGGAAGGVAGAGGVAGAGGAPGFGGGAGRPGAGGAPGYGGGAGAGGAPGFGGSAGGRGAGAPGAGGYGSGAGASGAAGRGTGGAGSQGGYGGGAGAGGAPGFGGGAGAGGAPGYGGGAGGRGAGGAGGQVGAGGQGGYGGGAGGAGSAPGFGGGAGGPGGRGSAGGGAGGPGNQYVPPSSGAGPGGRPGAGGAAPSRHGSGEFNPETGYNYK, from the exons CTACTTTTCACAACGCTTTTAGCTGTGGCACATAGTGCGCGGCTCGACAACAAATACCTCCCACCACCAGCGAGTGCAGCTAGTGCCGGTGGTGGACCAGGTTTGCAAGGACCTGGTGGTGCAGGCGGTAGCGCCGGTGGCAATTTCGGGCTTGGTGGTTTCCCTGGCGCTGGTGGTGCTGGTCGTCCAATAGGCGGGGgcggcggtggtggtggtggctcACCTGGATATGGTGGTGGCAGCGCTCCTGGTGGAGGTGGCTACTCTGGCGCTGGTGGTCCTAGTCGTCCAATAGGTGGTGGTGGCTCAGTTGGATTTGGAGCTAGTGGTACAGCAGGTGGTGGCAGTTTTGGTGGCGGCGCAGGACCTGCACAACCTTCTGGCCCACCAATACCCATTTTGTCGTATGTGAATGAAAATGATGGCGATGGCAATTATCGCTTCAGTTATGAAACAGGCAACGGCATTAAGGCAGAAGAAGAGGGTACAATTAAGAATAAGGGTTCACAAAATGAAATCGCAACCGTAATGGGTTCATATTCGTACACAAACCCTGAAGGCGAACTTATTGAAATTACATATGTGGCTGACGAAAATGGTTTCCAACCGTCTGGCGACTCCTTGCCTACGCCACCTCCCATACCGGAAGAAATTGCAAAAGCGTTAGCAGAACAAGGTATTTCTGCTGCACCTGGTGGTGGTTATACCGGAGGACCTGGTACAGGAGCTGGTG TGTTTGGTGGTGCAGGTGGTGGTACGGGCGCTGGCGGTTATGGTGGCACTGGAGGTGGTGGATCTGCTG GTGGTTATGGCGGTGGATCTGCAGCAGGTGGTGCAGGAGGTTATGGTGGTGGCGCCGGTGGTCGGGTAGTTGGTGGTGCACCAGGCTATGGTGGCGGTGCAGGAGGTGGTGGTGCTCCAGGTTTTGGCGGCGGTGCTGGTGGAGCTCCAGGTTATGGTGGTAGTCCAGGAACTGGTGGGGCCCCAGGATATGGAGGCGGTGCCGGTGCAGGTGGATCACCTGGTATTGGTGGTGGTTCGGGAGCTGGTGCTGCACCTGGATTTGGTGGGGGCGCTGGAGTTGGAGCTGGTGGTGCTGGAAGCTATGGCGGTGGAGCTGGCGGCCGTGGAGCAGGAGGCGTTGGTGGTGGTGCGGGTGGACGCGGTGCCAGTGGAGCTGGCGGTGGTGCTGGTGGATATAACTATGGACCAGGTGGTGCCGGTGATGCGGCAGGTGGAGGTGCGCCTGGTTTTGGAGGTGGTGCTGGTGGTCGCAGTCCAAGCCGCCCAGCTGGTGCCGGCGGTCCTGGCGGATACGGAGGTGGAGCTGGTGGCGCAGGAGGTCGCGGTCCAGGTGGTGTCGGTGGGCCTGGCGGTTATGGTGGTGGTGCAGCTAGTGGTGCAGGCGGTCGTGGTCCAGGTGGTCCTGGAGGAGCTGGCGCTCAAGGCGGTTATGGTGGTAGTGCTGGCGGTGCTGGAGCAGGTGGTGCTCCCGGTTTCGCCGGTGGTGCTGTCGGCTTCGGTGGTAGTGGCGGTGCAGGTGGTCGTGGTGCCGGTGGAGCTGGTGCTGGTGGTGGTGCTGGTGGTGGCTATAATTATGGACCAGGTGGAGCTGGTGGTGCGGCAGGTGGTGTTGCTGGTGCAGGTGGTGTTGCTGGTGCAGGTGGTGCTCCTGGTTTTGGTGGTGGAGCTGGACGACCTGGTGCAGGCGGAGCGCCTGGTTATGGCGGTGGTGCGGGAGCTGGCGGAGCGCCAGGTTTCGGTGGTAGTGCTGGTGGACGCGGTGCAGGAGCACCAGGTGCTGGAGGTTATGGAAGTGGCGCTGGTGCTAGTGGAGCTGCAGGCCGAGGCACAGGTGGAGCGGGAAGTCAAGGCGGCTATGGTGGTGGTGCAGGAGCAGGTGGCGCACCAGGATTCGGTGGAGGTGCTGGAGCAGGTGGCGCTCCAGGATATGGTGGAGGTGCAGGCGGTCGTGGTGCTGGAGGAGCGGGTGGACAAGTCGGAGCTGGTGGTCAAGGAGGCTACGGTGGTGGAGCTGGTGGTGCCGGTAGTGCGCCTGGCTTCGGAGGTGGTGCAGGAGGTCCTGGTGGACGTGGCAGCGCAGGCGGTGGAGCTGGTGGGCCTGGTAACCAATATGTGCCACCAAGTTCGGGCGCAGGTCCCGGTGGTAGACCTGGCGCAGGTGGTGCAGCTCCGAGTCGGCATGGGAGTGGAGAATTTAATCCAGAAACCGGTTATAATTACAAATAA